From the genome of Trichosurus vulpecula isolate mTriVul1 chromosome 6, mTriVul1.pri, whole genome shotgun sequence:
TCTTCTGGGGGAGATGAGGCCAATGCACACACGCCCAAAACAATTTATGAACAATGAGGTGATGAGAAATGTTTCCAAAGCAATTTAAACACCTAAGAATATGGAAGAAACACTGGCTGTGTCCCCAAATTGTCAAGTTACATTAATGAAaagcaagagaaaggaaaataaagaaatccCTAAGTAGCACTCATTCCTCTGAAAATAAGAGCACAAAAATATTAGGAGGAAATATCAATATTTGGTTTAAAAGACACTCTACAATGCAGGAAATGCATATGATACTCAGAGTCCATgtataaatgtaaacaaaaaataacaatacttTGTAAGGAAGTTTCATAACAGGCTGACAATTGTTCCTCACCTCACTGTCTAAAAAACCAGCCAGAAGCTTCAGGATGTTCTTAGCGGTGGCAGTCTCTTCTTCCACAGCTTTTATTTTTAGCTCATGGTCAGGATCACCGCCTTCAGTTGTCTCTGCTTCTCCACTCTCACGGTCCTTGACTTTTTTGGATTTAAATGGCTCAGTCCCAAACAGCAACAGCTGGTCAAAAACTGCCTTGAGAGCACTTATTTTTATTGTGACATCATCAATTTGCAAAACCTAAGTCAAAGCAAAGGAAGAGGAATGTACTTCTGTCAAACAACTCTgatgatgttttaatttgcacttcaaCAGAAGAAGTCTATTGGGGTATCTCAAATAGATAGACGCATCCTGAAAATTCAATTCAAACCAACGCTGACTAAGCAATTGTGTGCATGCAATATACCAggtgatgagattttttttttaaaccacatctGCAGTTCCATCCATATAGAGAACTCAAGGTGAGGAGGAACCTGGTGGGAGGGTTGGCCAGGTTAGGGCTAGTAGTAATGGAGTACACAAGCATACAAGTAATCATGATACACCAGTGGGTGCAATTGGGGCAAAGACAAGATGAAAATAATCCGCTCTAGGAAaacttgaggagagagagagataactgGTGGGAAGGGaggcacagagaaaggaggagaattaGGGAAGTCTTCACAGAGCAGGTGGCATCCAAGAGGCTTTGAAGAAACAGAAGGCTTTGACAAGTAGGGATAAGTAGACATTCCAGGGAAAGGAAATGGACTGTACTAAAGAATGGAATTAATAAATAGCAGAACATCACCAGGGAATAGCTACAACTTCAGTTTGGCTAGACTATAGAGTACCCGAAGACAATGAATGTGAAATCAAGCTGAAAAGTGTAAGGTGGAAGCAAACTACAGAAAGTCTTAAATATGCCAACCTAAGGAGTTTGCATTAAATAATATGTATTGAAAGTTTCTGAGTAGGGAATTAATATGGTTAGCCCTGAGCATTAAAGATAATTTAATTATAAAAGAACTGTGGCAGCTGtgtaaaggatggattgaagaggagagagatagtAGTCGGGAAACTATAACAGCTAAAAAGTGATGATTATATGATCCAGGGTGCAAGCAGCTAGAGCAGAGAAATAAGAGACAAAAGTTATTTTGGAGGCAGAATCAACAGTACCTGGCAAATGACTGGGTAGGGTACTGAGGGATGAGGAAGAATGAAACGTTATGATATCAAGAATCAGAGCATTAGATGATCAAAAGGATAGCAATATGATTGATATATTTCAAGAAGTTAGGAGAGAGGTAAACTTAGGGGAAAAGAAGCCCAATTCCCttttgaacatgctgagtttgaggagTTGGTAggacacagaggcagagatagcCCATAATCAGGACAGAATCAGAGAAGAAAGGGACTTCTCAGCTACTATCTATGAGTACTTCACCATATTCTCTATGACATCCTGAACAAGTGGTTACCCAGCTTGAAAGACACAACTGAAGGAAGCCTTCTATCTCTTAAGGCAATATATTCAACTTCTTCATATTTCTAATTACCGGGAAATTttcattataataaatataaatcagTCTCTAACTTCTACTTGACAGCTTGgccttctgaggccaagcagaaacATGACAGtcctccaaatatttaaagatagcaAATGTGCCACCTCCACCTATGtctcctcttccagaacaaataTTTGAAATTTCTTCTGGTGCGCTTTGTATagtatgagaagaaaaaagaggtaaGTCTGTCATGTAATGAAAGCAAAGCATCAGAGGACAACAGCCAAGTACTATACTACTACCCACAGAATATTAATAGACTTAGAGAAGCAGGACATAAGTGTGTTGCGTAGACCCTCTATGGAAGGTTTATGGAATTTATGAAGTCAAGAAATGCATGGGATGAGAAAAGTCAGGAATACCCgtatcaatgacatcatggatcCAATGGATTATTGAAGTATTATAGATGACTATCAGGAACACAAAACATATTAACAgaaaaattaaagctacctgTTAAGAGCCGCTGACAATAAAAACTAAgcaaaagcatttataaaatgacaaaaaaaaacaaaataggacaCGACTGCTCACTTTACGTAAATCTGATTTGTGCAGATCCTTAAGAACATACATCCCCTGTAACTCTCTGAAGGCAAGAACTGTAAAAGATCAGCTATATCCTAGTGCATACAATTGTGATAACATATCTAGCTCTAAATTCCAAAAACAGTGCAACTTCAATAACTGGCCTTCTTTAACTCCCCTCATTCCTACTGTTCTAGACAATGGAAATAGCATCAAAGTGAAACAATAATCATCTAACAAATGTGGTTGTAGATTTGTGAAATCAATTCCGGCTACCACAATCTGAGAAAGACAGTGGGTCCGGTTTTAAAACCTAAAGGAAGCACAGATTTCCTCATTCTAATGAAAGCCCTGAAactattggggggtgggggagggagcttCACATGAACAGGAACCAAACTAAAGAATACCTACTTAGTATGATTATGATAGATATACATTTCCATCCCAAAAGAGCATAAATGAAATCCtgtcaaaaaattaaattttacctGCAACAACAGTGCAAAATGTTTCCTGGCAAAATCTTGGCTCTGCAGACCACAACAACCTAAGCATAAAACAGCCATATTTCTCACTACAGGATAAATACTTGTAATTCCAGGAAGAATCTAAAACAaagcattagaaattaaaacaactgagatgAATATAATTAATCTTCAGCAACTAATAATCACTTGAAAACACATAAGATTATAATTCCATATAAATTCATTAACacattaaaataataatcaaaCTGACCTAAATTGGttcctttataaaataatattttcttttatgtacTATTATACTGAgcagtctataggcttcaccagattgccaaaaaggTCCATAatacaagaaaggttaagaacccctgttttatAGGTGTGATCATTTCATAAATAGGTAACAAACTCCCTTTGAATGGGACTTAAGATTGAACCAATTAATATACTCTAATCTGTAATATAGCAAAGTTCCTTTGCACTGTCATCCCTGATCTGTTTTAACATCTTCACATCTTACTATgcaagactaaatatattttacattcatttctaACTTAAAagacactcccctcccccaaatcactgGTTTTCATAGATAACATTTTGCAAAGGACACATTTTATACACATAAAAAATAGTAACAACGCCCATACTTttcaatacaaaataataaactccttaaaaaggggTGAAGAGGCTCGTTCAGCCGGCCAAGATGCCAAAAGGGAAGAAGGCCAAGGGGAAGAAGGTGGCTCCGGCCCCTGCTGTAGTAAAGAAGCAGGAGGCCAAGAAAGTGGTCAATCCTTTGTTTGAGAAGCGGCCCAAGAACTTTGGCATTGGTCAGGACATCCAGCCCAAAAGGGACCTTACTCGTTTTGTCAAATGGCCTCGGTACATCAGACTGCAGCGTCAAAGGTCTATCCTTTATAAGCGTTTGAAAGTTCCACCAGCAATTAACCAGTTCACCCAGGCTTTGGATCGTCAGACAGCTACTCAGCTGCTGAAACTGGCTCATAAGTATAGACCTGAGACAAAGCAAGATAAGAAGTAAAGGCTTCTGGCTCGGGCTGAACAAAAGGCTGCAGGCAAAGGAGATGTCCCCACTAAGAGACCACCTGTCCTGAGAGCAGGTGTTAACACTGTTACTACCCTGGTAGAAAACAAGAAAGCACAGTTGGTAGTGATTGCACATGACGTGGACCCCATTGAGCTAGTGGTCTTCCTACCTGCCTTGTGCCGAAAAATGGGGGTTCCTTATTGTATTATCAAAGGTAAAGCCAGACTGGGTCGCTTAGTTCACAGAAAGACCTGCACAAGCATTGCCTTCACACAGGTTAATCCTGAAGATAAGGGAGCCCTGGCTAAGCTGGTAGAAGCCATCAAAACCAATTACAATGACAGATATGATGAGATCCGTCGTCACTGGGGTGGCAATGTTCTGGGTCCAAAATCGGTGGCTCGTATTGCCAAGCTGGAAAAGGCAAAAGCTAAGGAACTTGCAACCAAATTGGGTTAAATGTATATTTGATTTTTccctacataaaaataaaaatttaaacaaaaaaaaaaaaagggggtgaagaggaagggagaacacTAAAATGAAGCTTTAGGAGCCACTGATAACTTACCAAAGAGTCAATAATAACATTCATGGTTGCACTTATGCCTGTGGAAATAGAGATCTGCTTCAGAAGTTCATAGCATAAAATCAGACACTTCTGTAATGTTTCAGGATCATtctgaaatcaaagaaaataaaaatattgagaaaAAGTGACAGAGAATTTCATTATGTATACAGAGTTATAAAGCTCTACCCATATAGCTCAAAGTGAAGTACTAAATTCTATGCTAATAACCAGTGAATTTCCAATGGacattttcaaaaaaatctaattaattgCAACAACACTTTAGAAACTGAAAAGCTCTAGATTTCAAAATCTATTTTGCCTTATTCTAattccaatatatttttaaaagtagttgAAACAacttttaatctatctttccacagccctttattgaatgcaatttttattgtattacaatctaaaaaggatgcatttaatatttctgcttttctgcatctggttgtgaagtttttatgcccaaatacatggtcaatttttgtgtagatgtCATATGTTGCCAGTAGAAAAatggtatatttctttctattcccattcaattttctccagagggctctcatatctaacttttctaaaattctattaaactccttaacttctttcttgtttatcttttggtTAAATTTACCTAGTGCTAAGAGGAAAAaattgaggtccctcactagtatagttttattgttaatttccttctgtaactcatttaacttcttcaaaaatgtagatgctataccatttggtgcatatatttttagCATTGttattgcttcattatctatagtaccttttaacaaaatatagTTTTCTTCCATATCTCCTTTAAttggatctatttttgcttttgctttgtcttagatcatgattgctacaaGCTTaagagattctgctccagccccttacctttactctgtgtatatctttgtgctaaaaatgtgtttcttgtaaacagcatattgtaggattctagtttttgatccattatgctatccacttccattttatgggtaagtacATCTCACTCACATTTATAATGACAATAACTAATTGTTATCCTAGTTCCCCctgttttccctccttctttccctgcttttaccttgtccctcctcacaagtgttttttCTTCTAACAACCACCTCCTCCAATTCGCACTCTATTCTATcagcacccccccaccccaaatttctTATTTCCCTActggaagatagatttctatatccagctgagtgtttatgttattccctctttgagctaattctgatgagagtaacgttcaagctatttgaaaaaaattgctgggaaaattagaaaatagtatagcagaaactaggtatggaccagtatctcacaccatatacctgAGCCTGGATTCCACTTCTACCTCTGTGTACCAGACCTTTCCTGTagaccttctaggttgtcttgacctggaaaactgtttcactctaaccttttgtgggttctgcggctccaaaattcattttgagtcattatttaatgtttttagagGGGTTTGAGAGATAACTCGAGCAAGTCTCTACCTTTTTCCTGCCATCTCAGTTCTGTTGCTCCAGtggtggaggtgggagtgggggatggaGGATGTAACACTCGAACCTCACTCACATCcaaattgattcaaagagggaaaatatatgTAGACACTaaattggtaatagaaatctatcttatccaagGAATTAGGAGAAGGGGCTAAAAGAAAGGTAGGATGTTAAAAGATAAatggcagtggtcaaaagcaaagagactttagaggaggaacaggataaaaagagagagagagaataaaaagaagaaaacagtggaaggaaatgcacagttagtaatcataactgaatatgaatgggataaatttacccataaaatggaagtagatagtagaatggattagaaaccagaatccaacaatatgctgacTACAAGAAACACAATTGAAATAGAGAGACATAAGCAGAGATAAAATAAGGTTCTGGAGCAGTCTCTtatacttcagctaaagttaaaaaaaaaaaaaagtcaggggtagcaatctcaaacaaaacaaaagcaaaaatagatctagttaaaagggataaagcagggaaactacatcttgctaaaatgaaccatagaaaaatgaaataatatcaatagtaaacacatatgcaccaaatagtATAACATTAAAATtcctaaaagaaaagttaaatgaattacaggaagaaatggagaatAAAACTATACTGGTGGGGAACCTCAATCTTCTCTATCAGACctagataaaataaataagaaagaagtcaaggagatgaatagaatctttaaaaagttagatatgatagacttatgcagaaaactgaatgggaataggaaggagtttctcagctgtacatgaccccttcacaaaaactgaccatgtagaagggcataaaaacctcacaaccatatgtagaaaagcaaaaatgttaaatgcaCACCTTTCaaactataatgcaataaaaattgcacttaataaagggtcatggaagcatagattaaaagttaattggaaactaaataaaagaatgagtgggtcaaagaacaaacaatcaataatttaattaaaagaaaacaacaacaatgagacaacattccaaaatttgtgagatACAGCCAAAACAGTACacaggggaaaatgtatatctcttaGCGTGTATAtcagtaaaaaagagaaagagcagatcaatgaattaattgggcatgcaactaaaaaatctataataagaacaaattaaaaacccacaattaaacaccaaaatagaaatcctgaaaatcaaataattgataaaattaaaaatgaaaaaactcactgaactaataaataaccTAGAAGCTaatattataggaaaaaaaaacataataaaacagataaaccattggttaatttgattaagaaaaaaaaacaaattactagtatcaaaaatgaaaagggtgactgccccaccaatgaagatgaaattaaagcaattattaggagttgtTTTGATCAATTACGTACCAGTAAAAATGACAATCTGcgtgaaatgggtgaatatttacaaaaatataaactgctcagattaacagaagagaaaacagaatacttaaataaccttgtcttagaaaaagaaattgaacaaataatCAATGAGCTGTCTAAGAAAAAACCTCTAGGAACAaatggatttgcaagtgaattttaccaaacatttaaggaacgaTTCCCAATAGTagataaactatttgaaaaaaaataaatgagtcctatcaaatttcttttatgacacaaatatgatatcTAAACCaatgaaagcaaaaatagaagaaaactacagaccaatttccttactgaatatcaatgcaaaagttttaaataaaatactagcaaggagattatagcaatatatgacaaagatcatacattatgaataggtgggatttataacaggaatgcagtgttggttcaatattaggaaaactattagtataAATGAATGTAttaatgacaacaaaaatcatgTTTCTATCAATAGATGCATAAAAGGGCTCTAATGAAATACAACACTCACAaaatccattcctattaaaaacactagaaatcataggaattaGTGGAGCTTTTCCCACGATGAAAAATAGTATCAatctaaaacaaaaagcaagcattatttgtaatggggataagcttgaagcattcccagtaagatctggggcgaagcaaggatgtccattatcaccactattattcaatattgtactagaaatgctagctatagcaataagaaaaagaaattgaaggaatagaaATAGCCAAtgggaaaacaaaactatcactctttgcaggtgatatgatgatatacttggggAATCTTAGAGAATCTACCAAAAACCTCAGCTGAAACAATtagcaacttcagcaaagttgcaggatataaaagagACCAATATAAATTATTAGTGTTTCAATGTTACCAAGAAAATCCAGcaggaaaagagaaatttaaaataacaacagacaatataaaatacttgagaatctatctgccaagacaaacccagagactttgaaaatcatattttaagtGTGTCATGCACTGACATCTTAAGACTTTTTGAATCTGAAGAAAATTAAGATCAATGAAATTCTATGAAAATCAAATTCCAGACCATTTACTAAATGATGAAACATTCACTTAAAATTTAATCTTAAAGCAAACATGATTTAAACAATTCAAAGATAGTAACTTCATCtagaatttacaaaaatattcttaAGCATTTCCAAGTCTTTGGTACAATAACAGACTTTCAAAACAATGGTACTGAGATACTAAAAGATCCTAGGGCACCTCTGAAatcaaagagagaataaatgttattgattagttaaaaactaatgttaaatgGCATTAAAAAACCAGTATAGAATCTGCTTTGAAGTCCTTTGTTCAAAGATGCTTAACACTTTCAGAAGGCAAGAAGACAGATCTTTTAagaacagttttaaaaaatattaacagaCAGCTAAAATTGTTAAAGGATAATCTAGCTATTTTATGCAAGATTACTTTTGCACTAAAGCTGAGATGGTGTGAAGAATTCATTAGCTAGAAAGAATGGTATTAGAAGCTTCACTGCGATGATGACCTACACCTGAGCTGAAAGAGAATGACCAGATCTTTTTtgcaaagggaagagggggcatgaAATTAGAGTGCCCCCACCTTCAATCAGGGCCCCCATTCTATtatggaaaaaagggaagaagttaatgaaaaagcaaaggaagtacaaaaacttCAGGTCATTATGATTAGCAGGATACATAAATGCACAATATACTAGCTAATTAGGATAAGCAGCTGAATAAAGGCTTCCCAACTCTGGACCAGAGAAGCAAGCCAGAATGGCAGGTCTTATGGTCAAGCCACAATGCTGCTAAAACTCCAAAAGTCCAAAGAACAATCTGCAAGCTTTCTGGCTTtgataaaggaaaatgaaggttTAGTTAGGTGATTAACAGTAGCTGAAGTTTAATATGAGAAATGCTTCCAATCTGTACCTTCTCCGTGTGAACCTCCTTAATCTCaagttgttctgtttcttttattaGGTCCATTTTGGTATCTTctagttcttttattttctcttttaacagGGAGGCATGATTAAAATCCTGGAGAGTAATGCATTCCTCCAAAGCTTCCTTGGCTTCAATAAGCTTTACTTTTACTTCAGCCAGCTAAATTAAGGTTtgaaaaaataactttattaaatttattattaaaacttGTAGTAAAGTGACATTTGTAGGCTTAATACATTAAacaattcaaagacaaaaatctaGAACAATGACATCAAGCAGAAAGAGATCTAtttttggaaagaaataaaatgtatggATCCATTTTTAAACACATAATTTGACCAAGATTTTGAAGCTCTTAGAGTATAGttatttaatcaataaatgtgaatttttaaagtatgttCTAATTTTCTCTATCTTCCCTCAAGGCACAGTTCTCTGACCATGTTTAGAACAAAAATCAAAAGTTAAAACTACACTAGCCTTGaccatttattatatttagttagAAAGGGACTTACTCTGagctctttttttcttgcttcagCAGAATCTTGAGTAGCATCAGAAGTGACTATGGGCTCCCGGATCTCTGAAATAATTTCTGTAACCTGATAAGAACAAAGAAATCATGGTGGTTATTTTCTCCCAAATATCTcctattttctccaaattttctatttttttcttcaacattATCTCCTTggttctcttcccccctccttctcccttgaTGTTCTCACTGACTCTCAATAGCTTCAATGACCACCTCTATGCAAATTACTTCAAAATTTATAATACTCCTCCCAACTTCTCCCCAGAGCTCTAGGCCTGAGCTTTGAACTACCTACTGTGTATCACACTTGGAGGTGTCATGAACACTTACAAGTCAGTACCATATATTCAAAACCTATTCCTCCCcctgatttatttttgttgatggtACCACCATTCTCCAAGTTTCCCGGGCTAGTAAGCGAAGAGTCACTTTTGATTCTTCCCCATTCTGTACATCCACTTACTAGTCAAGTTTTACGGACTGTACAGTAGCAGTGA
Proteins encoded in this window:
- the LOC118854572 gene encoding 60S ribosomal protein L7a-like, translating into MPKGKKAKGKKVAPAPAVVKKQEAKKVVNPLFEKRPKNFGIGQDIQPKRDLTRFVKWPRYIRLQRQRSILYKRLKVPPAINQFTQALDRQTATQLLKLAHKYRPETKQDKK